In Candidatus Zymogenus saltonus, a single window of DNA contains:
- a CDS encoding response regulator, which translates to NNKKETYSDYERPVRVLYFEDNEALAYLIQKKLAVKGLIVDIARDGKGGLVMYRKGSYDVIVVDYQMPIHNGLEVVNILLSEGELPPTIMVTGEGNEKLAVEAMKSGVGDYIVKDLEGRYIALLPSVIDRVLRQRQLIDEKRRIEEEKEKLIEELKEALEKVKTLKGLLPICSHCKKIRDDKGYWEKIEVYIKNHTEVDFTHGICPECMEKKFPQYLNNSKNDKDGK; encoded by the coding sequence AAAATAATAAAAAGGAAACATATTCAGATTACGAGAGGCCTGTTCGAGTCTTATATTTCGAGGATAACGAAGCCCTGGCTTATCTGATTCAAAAGAAGCTCGCCGTCAAGGGCCTTATTGTCGATATTGCCCGGGACGGAAAGGGGGGTCTCGTTATGTATAGAAAAGGCTCATACGATGTTATCGTTGTAGATTACCAGATGCCGATCCATAACGGCCTGGAAGTTGTCAACATCCTCTTGTCAGAGGGAGAGCTCCCTCCGACGATAATGGTTACGGGGGAGGGAAACGAGAAACTGGCGGTAGAGGCGATGAAATCCGGCGTCGGCGATTACATCGTAAAGGATTTGGAGGGGCGATACATCGCGCTCTTGCCCTCCGTGATCGATCGGGTCTTGAGACAGCGGCAGCTCATAGACGAGAAGAGGAGAATCGAGGAGGAAAAGGAGAAACTCATCGAAGAGCTCAAGGAGGCCTTGGAAAAGGTCAAAACGTTAAAGGGGCTGCTCCCTATCTGTTCCCACTGCAAAAAGATCAGGGACGATAAGGGATATTGGGAAAAGATAGAGGTCTATATAAAAAATCACACGGAAGTGGATTTTACTCACGGCATCTGTCCGGAATGTATGGAGAAAAAATTTCCGCAATATTTGAATAATTCAAAGAACGACAAAGATGGCAAATAG